The DNA region ACCATCCTGATTCTAATAAGCACTTAATTAAACTAATTTACGCATTAGGCGCGGTCTTCTCCTAGTTGGCAAATCTATTCAACGAAGACATAATAACTATAATTCAAGTCAATGAATTTGTCAATTAATAAAGCGGTTTAAAGAAAAATTATTATTTAAAAAATTCTATTCATATTTAATAAATACATCATTTTCTTTATAAAAACTGGTTCATTAGCATCAAACACTTTTTAATCTTTATTATTAAGCCATTATTTTTTTGTACTTCAAACTAAAAAATATAAATTATCCAATTAATTAATAAAATATTGTGTTTTTAATTTAGCACATCTTGTCATAGGAAGTATTCCTTCATGCTGTAATCTACCAGCAACAATACCTGGATGAATTCCTATCTTTTTAGCAAAAGCTTTTATTTCTTCATCTGTTATATATTTTGTTAGAGAAAGTTTAGTTAAATCTTCTTTTTTGATTAAATAATTTGCTGAAAAATTATCAGCTTCTTCTTCTAACTTTTTATTTCTTTCTACCATTTCAGTATCTGTACAACTTATAAAAGTTGTTTTCAATTTTCTTTGAAATACATGCTTTATTTCATGAAAAAATGAAAACCAGAAAATATAAGCATTAAGTTTTCTATTATTCATTGCCAAAACTACTCTATCTTCGTTGATCCATTTTACAGCGCCATTAATTCCAGAGTTTTTCAAATGTGGCAATAATACAAAAGCAACACCACATTCTGATAAAATCTCTTTAATTTTAGGTAAAAAATTTTCAGGTTCATCTATTGTCATGCTTCTAAGTGTTGGCAAATAATTTTTAAGTTTATTTTCATCATATTTTTTTGTTTCAACAGATTTTGAAAAATTTATTGCGGTTTGCAACCAAGCTTGAGAATTAATGATATTTTTCTCCGAAGTTGAATTTAAAGATGTTCGATAATTAACAAGAAAATCCTGTTTTTTTAAAATTCGCAAATCTGAAATTGTAAAGTATTTACATAAATTAGCTATTTTTTCAGAAGAATTATTTGTTTTAGGCAAATTAGCAACGTTGACAAAATAACTATAATCAATTTGCTTTAACACTTCTTTTTGTTCATCAAAATCTTTTTCTTTAGAAATTTCAATTAATTTTTGATCATATGAACTTTGAAGATTTAACCATAACTCTACACTTGTTCCCGTCATTACTGATAGTTTTTTGGCTAAATCATTAGATAAATTGGCAATCCCATTAATTAATTCACTTAAAGTTTTTGGAGTTGTACCCATACGCAAAGCAAATTCATTTTGCGTAATTCCATATTCTTCAACCAATTCTTCAATATAATATCCTGGATGGAATGCACATAAATTTTTATATTCAATTACATTTTTATTGACCATAATGTTTCGAAACCTCCGTTATTTTTACAATTTTAATAAATTCACACCTATTAAGAATATCTCCATCTATTAATTCGTTTTGTTCATCATCGCATGGAATCAAAGTAATCCTATAACCTGTATTTCCTACTCTTATACTCCATTCATTTTTTCTATTTCCTTTTAAGCGTTCTAAATGAAGAGTTGGATAATTAGCTAAATCTTTAAATGAATTAGAGCTTTTTATAAAATTTTCAATTGCTTCTAACTTTCGTTTAACTTCACTAGGATATTTCCATAATTTCTTATACTTTGAACTAAAATCTTTTTCTACTTTTTTATTCTTGTATATAATTGTCATCCACATTATAGTATATGTGTTCCTCCTGCTTTTATTACCCAAAAGGTAATATTATTTTATCATTTAATAAATATTTGTCAATATTTGTTACCAAAAAAGTAATTTTTAAAATATTAAATTTATTAAAATTACAAACAAAAAAAGGATGAATTTTTAGTTCACCCTTTTATACTTTTTAATTTTAAATTAATTTATTTTTTTACGATAGACCATGTGCCATTTCCATTATCAACACATATACAATCAACAGAGACCCATTTATCTATATATTTATTATATGTTCCAGATTTAATTGAAATATAAGATTTATATTTTGAGCCTACTGCAAATACATCTAATTTAATAACGTTGAAATCTCCACCATTAACAAATATAGTTACATCACCATATTTTGCTTCAGAATTTATTAACGCATTATTTTCATTTGCTCCGGTTCCATCTCCCAAATCGCCTGTATCACCTGTTCCATTTGATAAAAAAGTACCATTATTTATAGTTAATGATCCCCTATTTATTGAAATTGCACCTGCAGCACCATCAATAGTACCACCATTAATAGTTGTAGTTCCAGAATGTGGCAAATAAATAGCATAATCACAAACACTAATTAGTTTTCCACCATTTATAACAATAGAAGAATTAAATTCAGTATTATCACCGTTTCCTGCAATTGCATACCACCCAGCTTTAATTGTTCCACCATTCATAATAATGTTTCCACCATCTTGTACACCAAGACCAAATTGACCATTATTTGAATCAAAACTATTATTTGCATTTCTTGCTTCTATTTTTCCACTATCAATTACTAATAGAGCATCTTTTCCAATTGCCTTCAATATTGTTTTATCTTGATTATCAGAAATATAATTTACTTTACAATAATATAATCCACTTTCATCTTTTGATGAATCCATGAATATCAATTTTCCACAAACATAGCTTTCACCACTTTCATCTGTCCAGAAATGATGACCATTTAAATCAAAAGTAGCTTCAATATTACTATATACTTGTACAAAATAAACTTTATCTTCTAAATCAGCTAATAATGTAGTTTTACCATTACCTAAAACAGTATTCCATTCTTTTAAAAATCCATTAGATTCTGAATAGGCAACAGCATCTTTATTTTCGGCATTCATAACACCTGTATCTTTTGTAACTTTGACATTTTCAGAAGTAATTAAATCAGGATTATCTGCCTTAACAAAACTTAAACTTCCACCTTTATCATTTGAAATTACAAAATCAGAAGAACTTTCAGCTTTAATATTAATATTTCCAACAGACCCTGTATTTTCAATAGCTACATGTCCTTTTTCAACATTAATTGTTCCAGCAACTTTGCCAAAAACATGATACGAATTAAAATCACAATTTTTAACATTTACTTCATTTGCAGATCCATAATGATTTATTGTATCTTTTTCAGCATCAATAGTTAATAAACCTGTTGTTGTTCTAATTAAAACAGTCTGACCATTTTCAACA from Firmicutes bacterium CAG:345 includes:
- a CDS encoding putative uncharacterized protein (product inferred by homology to UniProt) codes for the protein MVNKNVIEYKNLCAFHPGYYIEELVEEYGITQNEFALRMGTTPKTLSELINGIANLSNDLAKKLSVMTGTSVELWLNLQSSYDQKLIEISKEKDFDEQKEVLKQIDYSYFVNVANLPKTNNSSEKIANLCKYFTISDLRILKKQDFLVNYRTSLNSTSEKNIINSQAWLQTAINFSKSVETKKYDENKLKNYLPTLRSMTIDEPENFLPKIKEILSECGVAFVLLPHLKNSGINGAVKWINEDRVVLAMNNRKLNAYIFWFSFFHEIKHVFQRKLKTTFISCTDTEMVERNKKLEEEADNFSANYLIKKEDLTKLSLTKYITDEEIKAFAKKIGIHPGIVAGRLQHEGILPMTRCAKLKTQYFIN
- a CDS encoding putative uncharacterized protein (product inferred by homology to UniProt) gives rise to the protein MWMTIIYKNKKVEKDFSSKYKKLWKYPSEVKRKLEAIENFIKSSNSFKDLANYPTLHLERLKGNRKNEWSIRVGNTGYRITLIPCDDEQNELIDGDILNRCEFIKIVKITEVSKHYGQ
- a CDS encoding uncharacterized protein (product inferred by homology to UniProt), with translation MITELNKCLQLDETINGKPNTPSEALEVVEENGFTVEKMTPTQDKKEIVWHQTTNKFELVDEITENTTDVTTWRFLSDYTDNHGYSVYLKEGNEATSLDIITGLDVGKNDIETVNYVRKNVENGQTVLIRTTTGLLTIDAEKDTINHYGSANEVNVKNCDFNSYHVFGKVAGTINVEKGHVAIENTGSVGNINIKAESSSDFVISNDKGGSLSFVKADNPDLITSENVKVTKDTGVMNAENKDAVAYSESNGFLKEWNTVLGNGKTTLLADLEDKVYFVQVYSNIEATFDLNGHHFWTDESGESYVCGKLIFMDSSKDESGLYYCKVNYISDNQDKTILKAIGKDALLVIDSGKIEARNANNSFDSNNGQFGLGVQDGGNIIMNGGTIKAGWYAIAGNGDNTEFNSSIVINGGKLISVCDYAIYLPHSGTTTINGGTIDGAAGAISINRGSLTINNGTFLSNGTGDTGDLGDGTGANENNALINSEAKYGDVTIFVNGGDFNVIKLDVFAVGSKYKSYISIKSGTYNKYIDKWVSVDCICVDNGNGTWSIVKK